One genomic region from Bacillus aquiflavi encodes:
- a CDS encoding DMT family transporter: MKEVFLLQNLKVNPYVALAIGVITVSTSAILVKVSAAPSGIIAFYRLLFSVLFMLPLFLLKYVSELRLITKRDWVLSIIAGVFLAFHFILWFESLNYTSVTSSTVLVTLQPLFAFIGTYFFFKEKLSFKAVLSGVIAIIGSFFISWGDFQISGAALFGDILALIACALVTAYLLFGQTVRQRLSLITYTFVVYSISTVTLFLYVLILEEPLIPYPTNEWVYFILLALIPTLLGHTLFNWLLKWLSTSTISMAILFEPVGASLLAYFLLGERVVQSQVLGGVIIIIGVTLFLLDERKIKQLNQKQIAK, encoded by the coding sequence ATGAAAGAGGTGTTTCTTTTGCAAAATTTAAAAGTAAATCCATATGTTGCTTTGGCGATTGGAGTAATTACTGTGTCAACATCGGCTATTCTTGTCAAAGTTTCTGCCGCACCTTCTGGGATTATTGCTTTTTATCGCTTATTATTTTCAGTTTTATTTATGTTGCCTTTGTTTCTTTTAAAGTATGTTTCGGAGCTGCGTCTTATTACGAAGCGAGATTGGGTGTTATCAATTATCGCGGGTGTATTTTTAGCATTTCATTTTATTTTGTGGTTTGAATCATTGAATTACACATCTGTTACAAGCTCGACAGTATTAGTCACATTACAGCCGTTATTTGCATTTATCGGGACGTACTTTTTCTTTAAAGAGAAGTTATCTTTTAAGGCGGTTTTAAGTGGCGTCATTGCAATTATAGGTAGTTTTTTTATTAGCTGGGGAGATTTTCAAATTAGCGGAGCAGCACTTTTTGGTGATATTTTAGCGTTAATTGCCTGTGCACTTGTAACAGCATATTTGTTGTTTGGGCAAACAGTAAGACAAAGGCTTTCATTGATTACTTATACATTTGTTGTCTATAGCATAAGTACAGTAACACTTTTCCTCTATGTTTTAATTTTAGAAGAACCGCTTATTCCATATCCAACGAATGAGTGGGTATATTTTATTTTACTTGCATTAATTCCAACATTGCTAGGTCATACATTATTTAATTGGTTATTAAAATGGTTAAGTACTTCTACAATTTCAATGGCGATTTTGTTTGAACCAGTGGGGGCGTCATTGTTAGCCTACTTTTTGCTTGGAGAACGAGTAGTCCAATCACAAGTACTTGGCGGTGTCATTATCATAATCGGAGTAACATTATTTTTATTAGATGAGCGGAAAATAAAGCAATTAAATCAAAAGCAAATAGCAAAATAA
- a CDS encoding DUF3231 family protein produces the protein MGILSGNPQDEPMHYGEVFSSWTYLTVNKGHLVAYQTFVNHTGDHDLKNLLEEAIQGIKTENQQIEELLKANGVALPPAPPERPVANLEDIPTGARFGDPEISAALSMDTANGLVACSQIMGQSIREDIGAMFGQFHLSKAQFGVKVLKLNKEKGWLVPPPLHLDTPNKE, from the coding sequence ATGGGAATTTTAAGCGGTAACCCTCAAGATGAACCGATGCACTATGGTGAAGTATTTAGTTCTTGGACATACCTTACAGTGAATAAAGGACATCTTGTTGCGTACCAAACCTTTGTTAATCATACTGGTGATCATGATTTAAAGAATCTCCTTGAGGAAGCAATTCAAGGGATTAAAACTGAAAATCAACAAATCGAAGAATTATTAAAAGCTAATGGTGTAGCCCTTCCTCCCGCACCACCTGAACGTCCAGTTGCTAACTTAGAAGATATACCCACTGGTGCTCGGTTTGGTGATCCAGAAATCAGCGCAGCTTTATCTATGGACACTGCAAATGGTCTAGTAGCATGCAGTCAGATTATGGGGCAATCTATTCGTGAAGATATCGGTGCGATGTTTGGTCAATTTCATTTGAGTAAAGCACAATTTGGAGTAAAAGTGTTGAAATTAAACAAAGAAAAAGGCTGGTTGGTACCTCCTCCACTTCATTTAGATACTCCTAACAAAGAGTAA